CTGGCCATCGCCAAAGAAGCAGCTGAATCAGCCAGCGTGGCCAAGAGCGATTTTCTGGCCAACATGTCGCACGAGATTCGTACACCGCTCAATGCGATCACCGGCATGGCGCATTTGATCCGGCGACATGGCTTGGCACCTGATCAAATGGAGCGACTCGATCGCCTGGAAGGGGCGAGCGAGCATTTGTTGGAAATCATCAATGCCATTCTCGATCTGTCCAAGATCGAGGCCGGAAAATTCACGTTTGAAGAAGCGCCGGTCAAGGTCGACTCCGTTCTCGGCAACGTTGCTTCGATGCTGCATGACCGCGCCCGCACCAAAAATCTGGCGCTCATTGTCGAGTGTGACCCACTGTTACCTTCCGTGCTGGGCGATGCGACTCGAATACAACAAGCGCTGCTCAACTACGCCGGCAATGCCATCAAGTTTACCGATGCCGGCAGCGTGACCTTGCGGGTGAAAATGCTTGAAGAGGACTTCGGCAGCGTGCTGCTGCGCTTCGAGGTGACAGACACCGGGATTGGCATAGCCGAGGACGAATTGCCGCGGCTCTTTAACGCATTTGAACAGGCAGACAACTCCATCACACGCAAGTACGGTGGTACCGGGCTGGGCCTGGCGATTAACCGCAAGCTGGCCAACTTGATGGGGGGCGATGCCGGTGCCGAGAGCCAGTATGGGGAGGGGAGCACTTTCTGGCTGACGATGCGCCTGAAGAAGGGGCCGGAGATCGATCAATCCGATGCGATGGCCAACGAGGCACTCGCCGGCGACATCTTGCGCCGCGACTATCCGGGACGCCGGATCCTGCTCGTTGAAGACGAGCCGATCAATCAGGAAATCGCGCTGGAAATGCTGACGGACGTCGGGCTGGTCGGCGACGTGGCCGTCGACGGCGTTGCAGCGCTTGAAAAGCTTGAGAGCAATGGGTACGACCTGATCCTGATGGACATGCAGATGCCAAAAATGGATGGCCTGACAGCGACGCGGATGGTTCGGGCGTTGCCCAATGGCAGTAGCATCCCGATCCTGGCCATGACGGCGAACGCCTTTTCAGAGGACAGGACACGTTGCTTCGAGGTCGGCATGAACGATTTTATCGCCAAGCCGGTCGATCCGGCCCATTTGTACGCGACGTTGCTCAAGTGGCTGGCGAAAGCGGCGCATTGACGCGCGCCGCTGACAGGCCCGCCAAGGCTAGGCGGCTTGCTGGCCGAAGCGCCCTTGCAGGTAGTTGATGATTTCGCCTGACTCATACAGCCATTGGGTCTGGCCGGCCTGATCGGTGATTTTCAGGCAGGGCACCTTGGCCTTGCCGCCACTGCCAACCAGTTCGTCACGATTTGCCCCTGCGTGTTGCGCATCGCGCTTTTCGACGTTCAACGAAAGGCGACGCATCTCCTGGCGGACCTTGATGCAGAACGGGCAGGTTTGGTACTGATAAAGCGCGAGACTGGCGGTCTGGCGATCAATCTCTGCCTGCGCGGCTGGCGGGCGAATCACGCCCTTCGGGCGGCGCAGGAATTCGCTGAGCAGCATGAAGGGGCCGAGGATAATGCGTAGAATTTTGAAGAAGGTTCTGATGATGATTTTCATGAATGAACTCCAGGGCGGGCGGCAAGCTTGCCCGCCATCGCGCCCTTGTCAGGGCCAAAACAATATTTGGATTTTGGCTGTTTTTTCCGGTTGACCGCGCCCCGAAGGAATCCACAGCGACGCGCCAGCTTTGCTGGCCGTCTTGCTGTGCAGGGGCTTCATCAGCACGCTTGGGGTGGTATGAATGCTTATTTGGTCGCACTCGCTTTTTCGTATTCCTGGAGCAAGCGCTGATGCAAGTCGCAGCCTTCGAGCGCCAGGCCCGGTGAGGCCAGGCCGAAGAAGCGGACTTCGCCATCGATCAGGTCGGTCGCCATGTCCAGCGTTTCTTCGCCGTACAAGCTGACCAGCGCCTCTTCGAAAATATTCGGGTCTTCCATTTCGAGCAGCGTGGCGATGCACTGGTAAATGCGGCGGCGGCCGGCATCCAGTTGCTCGAACTGCCGCACCCATTCGCAACCTTCAATCGTCGCATCGGTGTCGCCAACGGCCAGGGCCAGCATGGCCTTCAGTTCGCCGATACGGAGGTCAGCCCAGATCGAGCCGGCATCCGGCGCCAGACCGATCAGTGCGGCTACCGGGCGTTCCTCGGCGATGTTCAGTTCGTTCAGCAGGTCGAGCAGTTGTCCGCACTGCTCTTCGTCCAGTTCGGCCAGATTGAGGATGGCCGGGCGGACGGCGGCGCCGTTGCTGTTGTTTTCCCATTCGAGGTCGTCGATCGGGTAGATCTCGGACATGCCGGGGACCAGGATGCGGCAGGCGTAGACGCCGAGATGGTCGAAGTCGGCGACGTAGATGTCGTGGCCGTCGTCCTGGATACGCTTGGCCAGCCAGGTGTAGTCGTCGGCGGTCTTGCCGTTTTCCAGGTCGTTGAAATTCCAGTCGGCGAATTCGAAGTCCGGCGTTTCGCCGAAGAAATTCCAGTGCACGATGCCGCTGGAGTCGACAAAATGAATTTCGATGTTCGGCGCGCTGGCCACTTCATCGAGATCGAAGCCGGGGGGCGGGAAGCCGTCGAGGGCTTCGAGGGCGCGGCCCTGCAGCAGTTCGGTCAGGGCGCGTTCGAGGGCGATTTCAAAGCGCGGGTGGGCGCCGAAGCTGGCGAAAACGCCCTGGTCCTTCGGGTTGAGCATGGTCACGCACATGACCGGGTACTTACCGCCGAGCGAGGCATCCTTGACCAGTATGCCGAAGCCGGCGTCGCGCAGGCCCTTGATGCCGGCGGCGATGGTCGGGTAGCGGGCAATGACTTCTTCCGGTACGTCGGGCAGGCAAAGGCCTTCGGCGATGACCTTGAATTTGACGTGGCGTTCGAGGATTTCCGACAGCGCCTGGGCGCGGGCCTCGGCCTGCGTGTTGCCGGCCGACATGCCGTTGCTGACGTAGAGGTTGCTGATGATGTTGACCGGCACGAAGACCTCGGCGCCGTCACTCTGGCGCACGTAGGGAATGGCGCAAATGCCACGGTCGAAGTTGCCGGTGTTGACATCGATCAGCGCCTCAGCCGGGATGTTGCCATCCGGGTTGTAGAAGGCTTGCAGCTCCGGCGTCAGCAGGTCGGCCGGCCAGTCGGTGCCATTTTCCGGCAGCGCAAACCAGCGTTCGCGTGGGTAGTGGGCGAATTCGCGGTTGGAAACAGCATCGCCAAGGTAGTAGTGGTTCCAGAAATAATTGCACGACAGGCGCTCGAAATACTCGCCGAGCGCGCTGGCGTGGGCGGCCAGTTTGGTCGCGCCCTTGCCGTTGGTGAACATCAGGTGGCAGGCGCGATTGCGCACATGCACGGACCAGACGTTATCGACCGGATTCAGCCACGAGCATTCCTCGATGTCGAAGCCGCGGGCCAGCAGTTTGGCCTGCATCGAGGCAATGGAGTGTTCGAGCGAGGCATCTTTGCCCGGAATAAAGTGTTCTTGTTGCATCGGGCATCCTGCCAAAAGTGTGAGGGCGGAGTTTACTTCAGTGCGATGGCAATCCTGCGGTCAACCGGAAATTTAGGCGAAATTTGAAAGATTGTTTCATGGCATTGCGCGGCCAGTTTCGTGTTGCCCAGAGCACTACAGCATGCCTTTTTCGCGGATGAATTCGATGATCCCATCCAGCCCTTGCCCGGTCTTCAGGTTGGTAAAGATGAACGGACGCTCGCCGCGCTGCGCCTTGGCATCGTGCGCCATGACTTCCAGCGAAGCGCCGACCATGGGGGCGAGGTCGATCTTGTTGATGATCAGCAGGTCCGATTTGGTGATGCCCGGGCCACCCTTGCGCGGGATCTTCTCGCCAGCGGCGACGTCGATCACATAGAGCGTCAGGTCGGAAAGCTCGGGCGAAAACGTGGCAGCGAGGTTGTCGCCGCCGGATTCGACGAGGATCAGCTCAACGTTGGGAAAGGCGCGTTGCAGGCGGTCGATTGCTTCGAGATTGATCGAGGCATCCTCGCGAATGGCCGTGTGCGGGCAGCCGCCGGTCTCCACGCCGATGATGCGATCCGCGGCCAGTGCCGAGTGATTAACCAGAAACTTGGCATCCTCGGCGGTGTAGATGTCATTGGTGACTACGGCCATGTCGATCTGCTCGCGCAGCGCCTGGCAAAGGGCGAGGGTGAGGGCGGTCTTGCCGGAACCGACAGGGCCGCCGATGCCTACTCTGAGGGCTTGTTTGTTCATGATTTTACGATCTGAAAAGACGTGAGTATTGGGTTTCGTGGCGGGCACTGGCGATGGCAAACGCCGGTGTGAAATTCGACCATTCGGTTTTCGGCAAGTTTTTGGCGTTGACCGCAGCATCGGGAATCTGGCGGCCCAGTTCGGCCAGCAGGCGCTGGCCGGAGGCCTGGCCGAGCGGCACGGCTTTCAGGGCGGCCATCACCTGGTTTTCGGCCCACGACCACAAATAGGCGGTGACGGCCGCTTCCGGTTCGATCGCCCAGCAGGCGGCGATGCCGGACCAGACGGTGGGAAAGGCGACTTCTGGCAGCGCTTCAACGGTCGTCGCCACCGGGGCGAGATCGTCATCGCGCAGATCGCGCAGCAGGCGACGCATGGAAAAACCCATCTGTACTGTTTCGGCGCGCAGTTCGGCCGATTCGCGGCTGGCCAGGAATTCGGCGTT
The nucleotide sequence above comes from Betaproteobacteria bacterium. Encoded proteins:
- a CDS encoding YcaO-like family protein codes for the protein MQQEHFIPGKDASLEHSIASMQAKLLARGFDIEECSWLNPVDNVWSVHVRNRACHLMFTNGKGATKLAAHASALGEYFERLSCNYFWNHYYLGDAVSNREFAHYPRERWFALPENGTDWPADLLTPELQAFYNPDGNIPAEALIDVNTGNFDRGICAIPYVRQSDGAEVFVPVNIISNLYVSNGMSAGNTQAEARAQALSEILERHVKFKVIAEGLCLPDVPEEVIARYPTIAAGIKGLRDAGFGILVKDASLGGKYPVMCVTMLNPKDQGVFASFGAHPRFEIALERALTELLQGRALEALDGFPPPGFDLDEVASAPNIEIHFVDSSGIVHWNFFGETPDFEFADWNFNDLENGKTADDYTWLAKRIQDDGHDIYVADFDHLGVYACRILVPGMSEIYPIDDLEWENNSNGAAVRPAILNLAELDEEQCGQLLDLLNELNIAEERPVAALIGLAPDAGSIWADLRIGELKAMLALAVGDTDATIEGCEWVRQFEQLDAGRRRIYQCIATLLEMEDPNIFEEALVSLYGEETLDMATDLIDGEVRFFGLASPGLALEGCDLHQRLLQEYEKASATK
- a CDS encoding urease accessory protein UreF, yielding MNTLPPSLQLARLLQLASPALPVGAYTYSQGLEWAVESGVIRDEATAGCWIADLMQHGIGCYEAPLVGALMAAWLADNTPEIDCLNAEFLASRESAELRAETVQMGFSMRRLLRDLRDDDLAPVATTVEALPEVAFPTVWSGIAACWAIEPEAAVTAYLWSWAENQVMAALKAVPLGQASGQRLLAELGRQIPDAAVNAKNLPKTEWSNFTPAFAIASARHETQYSRLFRS
- the ureG gene encoding urease accessory protein UreG; its protein translation is MNKQALRVGIGGPVGSGKTALTLALCQALREQIDMAVVTNDIYTAEDAKFLVNHSALAADRIIGVETGGCPHTAIREDASINLEAIDRLQRAFPNVELILVESGGDNLAATFSPELSDLTLYVIDVAAGEKIPRKGGPGITKSDLLIINKIDLAPMVGASLEVMAHDAKAQRGERPFIFTNLKTGQGLDGIIEFIREKGML
- a CDS encoding glutathione S-transferase N-terminal domain-containing protein, which produces MKIIIRTFFKILRIILGPFMLLSEFLRRPKGVIRPPAAQAEIDRQTASLALYQYQTCPFCIKVRQEMRRLSLNVEKRDAQHAGANRDELVGSGGKAKVPCLKITDQAGQTQWLYESGEIINYLQGRFGQQAA